A genomic stretch from Desulfotignum balticum DSM 7044 includes:
- a CDS encoding desulfoferrodoxin, whose translation MAEKMGIYKCEKCGNIVQVLHGEKPPVTCCGKPMERLVENTVDAAVEKHVPVVEKIDGGYKVKVGSTAHPMTSEHYIQWIELTSEDDTFVQRKMLTPDNAPEAVFKTDADKVVAREYCNLHGLWKA comes from the coding sequence ATGGCAGAAAAAATGGGTATTTACAAATGTGAAAAATGCGGCAACATCGTACAGGTCCTTCATGGAGAAAAACCGCCGGTCACCTGCTGCGGCAAACCCATGGAACGGCTGGTGGAAAATACAGTGGATGCGGCCGTGGAAAAACATGTGCCTGTGGTGGAAAAAATTGATGGCGGATACAAGGTCAAGGTCGGCAGCACAGCCCATCCCATGACCAGCGAGCACTACATCCAGTGGATCGAGCTGACCAGCGAGGATGACACTTTTGTTCAGCGCAAAATGCTGACCCCGGACAATGCACCGGAAGCGGTTTTCAAAACCGATGCCGACAAAGTGGTGGCCAGAGAATACTGCAACCTGCACGGCTTGTGGAAAGCCTGA
- the trxA gene encoding thioredoxin gives MNTQNSIIVPCMSCGARNRIPTARMSEHPRCGKCGTPLSLNAPDKPVTVSDAFFQKEVMQSSLPVLVDCWAPWCGPCRAVGPVMDALAKKYQGRLKVAKLNLDENPATGSRFAIASVPTLLLVKKGKLVNTLVGVLPQAQIEAAIRQML, from the coding sequence ATGAACACGCAGAATTCGATCATTGTTCCCTGTATGTCCTGCGGGGCCAGAAACCGGATACCGACAGCCCGGATGAGTGAGCACCCCCGGTGCGGTAAATGCGGAACGCCCCTGTCTTTGAACGCACCGGACAAACCCGTGACGGTGTCGGACGCCTTTTTTCAAAAAGAGGTGATGCAGTCGTCTTTGCCGGTCCTGGTGGATTGCTGGGCCCCCTGGTGCGGGCCGTGCCGGGCCGTGGGACCTGTCATGGATGCATTGGCAAAAAAATATCAGGGTCGCCTGAAGGTGGCCAAATTGAATCTGGATGAAAATCCGGCCACAGGGTCCCGGTTTGCCATCGCCTCTGTACCCACACTTTTGCTGGTGAAAAAAGGAAAGCTGGTGAACACGCTGGTGGGCGTTCTGCCCCAGGCCCAGATCGAGGCGGCCATCCGTCAGATGCTCTGA
- a CDS encoding flavodoxin domain-containing protein yields the protein MGTVLIVYATRSEETKAIADIIGEGIRISGHSAQVKRVNEIKSEDDLKGYDAYIFGSPTYHGEMITPLKQLLFQAERAELAGKPGGAFGAYGWSGEAAGRIFDTMAHIFKMNMVSEGPLMLKAAWVGGGIKAAQEYGKNVAAMIPETV from the coding sequence ATGGGCACAGTATTGATTGTTTACGCCACCCGGTCCGAAGAAACCAAGGCCATTGCCGACATTATCGGTGAAGGGATCCGGATATCCGGGCACAGTGCACAAGTCAAACGGGTGAATGAGATCAAAAGTGAAGATGATCTGAAAGGATATGACGCGTATATTTTCGGGTCTCCCACCTACCATGGTGAAATGATCACTCCCCTGAAACAGTTGTTGTTTCAGGCGGAGCGGGCGGAGTTGGCCGGGAAACCCGGCGGCGCCTTCGGTGCTTACGGCTGGAGCGGTGAGGCGGCTGGCCGGATTTTTGATACCATGGCCCATATTTTCAAAATGAACATGGTATCTGAAGGCCCGCTGATGCTCAAAGCCGCCTGGGTGGGCGGCGGTATCAAGGCCGCCCAGGAATATGGCAAAAATGTGGCTGCCATGATTCCTGAAACCGTATAA
- a CDS encoding glutaredoxin family protein yields MNTEKPMLYALSTCSHCKSTKKLLNDCNVEYDYVEVDDLEGEERKAILEDIKALNPRCSFPTIKIKDTVIVGYKEKEIKAALGITE; encoded by the coding sequence ATGAACACAGAAAAACCCATGCTCTACGCATTGAGCACATGCAGTCATTGCAAATCAACCAAGAAACTGCTGAATGACTGCAACGTGGAGTATGACTATGTGGAAGTGGACGATCTGGAAGGCGAAGAAAGAAAAGCCATTCTTGAAGATATCAAGGCGTTGAATCCCAGGTGTTCCTTTCCCACCATCAAAATCAAGGACACCGTCATCGTTGGATACAAAGAAAAAGAAATCAAAGCGGCATTGGGGATTACAGAATGA
- a CDS encoding ferredoxin-thioredoxin reductase catalytic domain-containing protein → MNVEQLYQALKKSQEAKGIYFNKDKDLVFELLESLLLNKDRYGYMACPCRLACSDREKDKDIICPCVYREPDLEEFGACYCGLYVSKAVHNNQSRVKYVPERRPPEKIC, encoded by the coding sequence ATGAATGTAGAACAGCTTTATCAGGCATTGAAAAAATCACAGGAAGCCAAAGGCATTTATTTCAACAAAGACAAAGACCTGGTCTTTGAACTGCTGGAATCGTTGCTCTTAAACAAGGACCGCTACGGCTACATGGCCTGCCCCTGCAGACTGGCCTGCTCAGACCGGGAAAAAGACAAGGATATCATCTGTCCCTGTGTCTACCGGGAACCGGATCTGGAAGAGTTCGGGGCCTGTTATTGCGGGCTGTATGTATCAAAAGCCGTCCATAATAACCAGTCTCGGGTAAAATATGTCCCGGAACGACGTCCCCCTGAAAAAATATGTTAA
- a CDS encoding citrate/2-methylcitrate synthase, whose product MNDECTPVINTGLRGVDVASSKICDVKGREGKLIYRGYRIEDLAENATFEEVCYLLLHERLPDEQALAAFDNRLKQKRPIPESIVTLLKTLPRSMTPMDMLQAATPLLIQADENAGKQTPADAQNSAEYLISGLSTLIAAWDRVRNGRTPLAPDTSLGHAANFLYMLTGEPPDPETAAFLDAGLVLHAEHSFNASTFTARQVASTKAHIYAAVAAAIGSLSGPLHGGANVRVMEMLKEIGTPENINAYIDNILDSGGLIMGLGHAVYQTDDPRALILAPMSQRMGEIIGDTRWYELTKELEIRGKQAFKKRKDRDIFCNVDFYSASLFYAMGIPMDLFTPVFALSRVSGWCAHVIEEQFAKAAPKPTLYRPGATYVGDYCGPDECRFIRIEERK is encoded by the coding sequence ATGAACGACGAATGCACCCCGGTCATAAACACCGGGCTCAGAGGCGTGGATGTTGCCAGTTCAAAAATCTGCGATGTCAAAGGCAGGGAAGGCAAACTGATATACCGCGGTTATCGTATTGAAGATCTGGCGGAAAACGCCACGTTTGAAGAAGTCTGCTATCTTCTGCTGCACGAGCGTCTGCCGGACGAACAGGCCCTGGCAGCATTTGACAACCGCCTGAAACAGAAACGGCCCATACCGGAAAGCATTGTGACGTTGTTAAAGACCCTGCCCCGGTCCATGACCCCCATGGACATGCTCCAGGCCGCCACCCCCCTGCTGATCCAGGCCGATGAAAATGCAGGCAAACAAACACCGGCAGATGCCCAGAACAGTGCTGAATACCTGATTTCCGGATTGTCCACCCTGATCGCAGCCTGGGATCGGGTCCGCAACGGCCGGACCCCTTTGGCACCGGACACCTCCCTGGGCCATGCCGCCAATTTTTTGTACATGCTCACGGGGGAACCCCCGGATCCGGAGACTGCGGCATTTCTTGACGCCGGTTTGGTGCTCCATGCGGAACATTCCTTTAACGCCTCCACATTTACCGCCCGGCAGGTGGCGTCCACCAAAGCCCATATCTATGCAGCGGTTGCGGCTGCCATCGGCAGCCTGTCCGGCCCGCTGCACGGGGGTGCCAATGTCCGGGTCATGGAGATGCTCAAGGAGATCGGAACCCCGGAAAATATCAATGCCTACATCGACAATATTCTGGATTCCGGGGGCCTGATCATGGGGCTGGGCCATGCCGTGTACCAGACCGATGATCCCAGGGCATTGATTCTGGCCCCCATGAGTCAGCGCATGGGAGAAATCATCGGCGACACCCGGTGGTATGAACTGACCAAAGAACTGGAAATCAGGGGAAAGCAAGCCTTTAAAAAAAGAAAAGACCGGGATATTTTCTGCAATGTGGATTTTTATTCCGCATCCCTGTTTTACGCCATGGGGATTCCCATGGACCTGTTCACTCCCGTTTTTGCCCTGTCCCGTGTCAGCGGCTGGTGTGCCCATGTCATTGAAGAACAGTTTGCCAAAGCAGCCCCCAAACCCACCCTGTACCGTCCCGGCGCCACCTATGTCGGCGACTACTGCGGCCCGGATGAATGCCGGTTCATCCGTATCGAGGAACGGAAATAA
- a CDS encoding rubredoxin-like domain-containing protein, with product MKAWKCTVCNYVHEGEFPPEKCPVCGADKSKFVEIQPSDEPHKSKPETAGPAVSEPEKTETPAPQSLYQKITDLMIRHHAHPILVHTPNGILPIAAVLFVIAWLFDATLPAKAAAVNLVFVVLALPLVVYTGVLEWQRKYNQADTLLFRIKILAATLTCASCLISLIWFLVNPAVLSTSLAWIFILINLIMLASAGIAGYIGGKLVFKD from the coding sequence ATGAAAGCCTGGAAATGTACGGTTTGTAACTATGTCCACGAAGGAGAATTTCCCCCGGAAAAATGCCCGGTATGCGGGGCTGACAAAAGCAAATTTGTGGAAATACAACCCTCTGATGAACCTCACAAATCAAAACCTGAAACCGCTGGCCCCGCAGTTTCTGAACCTGAAAAGACCGAGACCCCGGCACCTCAATCCTTATATCAGAAGATCACCGATCTGATGATCCGGCATCATGCCCACCCCATCCTGGTGCATACACCCAACGGAATTCTGCCCATTGCCGCTGTTCTTTTCGTTATCGCCTGGCTGTTCGATGCCACCCTGCCGGCCAAAGCCGCAGCCGTCAATCTGGTGTTTGTGGTGCTGGCCCTGCCCCTGGTCGTTTACACGGGCGTGCTGGAATGGCAGCGAAAATACAACCAGGCAGATACCCTGCTTTTCAGAATTAAAATTCTGGCCGCCACCCTGACCTGTGCCTCCTGTCTGATCTCTCTGATCTGGTTCCTTGTGAATCCGGCCGTGCTGTCAACCTCTCTGGCCTGGATATTTATTCTGATAAACCTGATCATGCTGGCATCGGCCGGAATTGCCGGTTATATCGGCGGCAAACTGGTTTTCAAGGATTGA
- the icd gene encoding isocitrate dehydrogenase (NADP(+)), with translation MPDSIALNPDGTLHVPDHPIIGCIPGDGTGPDIWNATRPVLETAVDTAYNGNRQITFEELPAGEISFKQTGEWLPLSTLDRIRALRVAIKGPMTTPVGKGMRSLNVAIRQELDLFACIRPARYIRGVPSPCSRPAAIDMVIFRENTEDLYAGIEWPSGSDEAKEIIDLIRKNTEKSLARDTTGIGIKPISRDNTQRLVRKAIQFAVDHQRKSVTLMHKGNIMKFTEGAFLNWGLEVGTTEFADHVILEDRLWKEFNGKQPKGSIVLKDRIADNMFQQVLLRPEDYDVIAAPNLNGDYISDLLAAMVGGLGLAPGANIGTNCAVFEATHGTAPKYAGKDKVNPGSLILSGAMMLDHMEWHEAAKLVRDALQQAIAAKQVTYDLARQIPGSTEVSCSEFGRQICRLMTP, from the coding sequence ATGCCTGATTCCATCGCTTTGAACCCGGACGGCACGCTTCATGTACCGGATCATCCCATTATCGGCTGTATCCCCGGGGACGGCACGGGTCCGGATATCTGGAATGCCACCCGGCCGGTACTGGAAACCGCTGTAGACACCGCTTACAACGGCAACCGGCAGATCACTTTTGAAGAACTGCCTGCCGGAGAGATCTCTTTTAAACAGACCGGCGAATGGCTGCCTTTGTCCACCCTGGACCGGATCCGAGCATTGCGGGTGGCCATTAAAGGACCCATGACCACGCCGGTGGGCAAAGGCATGCGGTCCCTGAACGTGGCCATCCGCCAGGAGCTGGATCTGTTCGCCTGCATCCGACCGGCCAGATATATCCGGGGCGTTCCTTCTCCGTGCAGTCGTCCGGCGGCCATTGACATGGTGATTTTCAGGGAAAACACGGAAGACCTGTATGCAGGGATCGAATGGCCATCCGGCAGTGACGAGGCCAAAGAAATCATTGATCTGATCCGAAAAAACACCGAAAAATCCCTGGCCCGGGACACCACGGGCATCGGCATCAAACCCATCAGCCGGGACAACACACAGCGCCTGGTCCGCAAAGCGATTCAATTTGCCGTTGATCACCAGCGCAAAAGCGTGACCTTGATGCACAAGGGCAATATCATGAAATTCACGGAAGGGGCTTTTCTGAACTGGGGCCTTGAAGTGGGAACAACGGAATTTGCCGATCATGTGATCCTGGAAGACCGGCTGTGGAAGGAATTCAACGGCAAACAGCCCAAAGGCAGCATCGTGCTCAAGGACCGGATCGCGGACAACATGTTCCAGCAGGTCCTGCTGCGGCCCGAAGATTATGATGTGATTGCCGCGCCCAATCTGAACGGGGATTATATTTCCGATCTTCTGGCCGCCATGGTGGGCGGGCTGGGACTGGCGCCGGGGGCCAATATCGGCACAAACTGCGCCGTGTTTGAAGCCACCCACGGCACGGCCCCCAAATATGCGGGCAAAGACAAGGTCAATCCCGGATCATTGATTTTATCCGGGGCCATGATGCTGGATCACATGGAATGGCACGAGGCGGCAAAACTGGTTCGCGATGCGCTGCAGCAGGCCATTGCCGCCAAACAGGTCACATATGATCTGGCCCGGCAGATCCCCGGATCCACGGAGGTATCGTGTTCCGAGTTCGGCCGGCAGATCTGCCGGTTGATGACCCCTTGA
- a CDS encoding exodeoxyribonuclease III, with amino-acid sequence MTSSSDTSPRELRLISWNVNGLRAVLKKDFFTSVNRLNPDILMLQETKLQKDQRTPEMIDFSPYESFWAYATVKKGYSGVAAYSKVMPDQVITRFGRPEYDDEGRVIRMDFDRFTLFNVYFPNGQMSDERLRYKLDFYDWFLNYTQTLRDAGKGVIITGDFNTAHNEIDLKNPGPNSNRSGFLRMERDVLDRMIDAGYVDTFRHFYPEEVKYSWWSYRFNARKNNAGWRIDYFFVTQDLLDNGVVKDAFIDNDIFGSDHCPVGLIITV; translated from the coding sequence ATGACTTCCTCTTCTGATACGTCCCCCCGGGAATTGCGGCTCATTTCCTGGAATGTCAACGGGCTTCGGGCTGTGCTGAAAAAAGATTTTTTCACGTCTGTGAACCGGCTGAATCCGGATATTCTCATGCTCCAGGAAACCAAACTCCAGAAAGACCAGCGTACCCCGGAAATGATCGATTTTTCACCCTATGAATCCTTCTGGGCCTATGCCACTGTGAAAAAAGGGTACAGCGGGGTGGCAGCATATTCAAAAGTGATGCCCGATCAGGTGATCACAAGGTTTGGCCGGCCGGAGTATGATGACGAAGGCCGGGTGATCCGGATGGATTTTGATCGCTTCACCCTGTTCAATGTCTATTTTCCCAACGGGCAGATGAGCGACGAACGCCTCCGGTACAAGCTGGATTTTTATGACTGGTTTCTCAATTATACCCAGACACTGCGGGATGCAGGCAAAGGGGTGATCATCACCGGCGATTTCAACACGGCCCACAATGAGATCGACCTGAAAAATCCCGGCCCCAATTCAAACCGGTCCGGATTTCTGCGCATGGAACGGGATGTGCTGGACCGCATGATCGATGCAGGGTATGTGGATACGTTCCGCCATTTTTATCCGGAAGAAGTGAAATACTCGTGGTGGTCCTACCGGTTCAACGCCCGGAAAAACAATGCCGGGTGGCGCATCGATTATTTTTTTGTCACACAGGACCTGCTGGACAACGGGGTGGTCAAAGATGCGTTTATCGACAATGACATTTTCGGATCCGACCATTGCCCTGTGGGGTTGATCATCACGGTGTGA
- a CDS encoding acetate--CoA ligase family protein: MLTPRITQILESARSAGWVLEPLAKEILADRKLAVPNSVLTDSKETATRFLADCGGPVVLKAVSPLIVHKTEHQAVVTHVQDPDTLASEMARLLSLKGCDQVLVEEMVSGIEVLVGAKNDLQFGPVVVLGLGGTRMEIYNDTAIRLAPVTPSDVTSMVKALKAGPILEGFRGKPGVNMAALTRMLVDFSHLVMDLEPFFESIDLNPVMCDSDRCVVVDARIILLPER; encoded by the coding sequence ATGCTGACCCCCCGCATCACACAGATCCTTGAATCCGCCCGTTCGGCCGGCTGGGTCCTGGAGCCGCTCGCCAAAGAAATTCTGGCAGACCGGAAACTGGCGGTTCCCAACAGTGTGCTGACCGATTCAAAAGAGACGGCCACAAGGTTTCTGGCTGATTGTGGCGGCCCGGTGGTGCTTAAAGCGGTTTCTCCGTTGATTGTGCATAAAACCGAACACCAGGCCGTGGTGACCCATGTTCAGGATCCGGACACACTGGCCTCTGAAATGGCCCGGCTGTTATCCCTCAAGGGATGTGACCAGGTCCTGGTGGAGGAAATGGTCTCGGGCATCGAAGTGCTGGTGGGTGCGAAAAACGATCTTCAGTTCGGGCCGGTGGTGGTGCTGGGGCTGGGGGGCACCCGTATGGAAATATACAATGACACGGCCATCCGCCTGGCACCGGTGACCCCGTCGGATGTGACCTCCATGGTCAAGGCCCTGAAAGCCGGACCGATTCTGGAAGGGTTCCGGGGGAAACCCGGCGTGAACATGGCGGCCCTGACCCGGATGCTGGTGGATTTTTCCCATCTGGTCATGGACCTGGAACCTTTTTTTGAATCCATTGATCTGAATCCCGTGATGTGTGATTCAGATCGCTGCGTGGTGGTGGATGCCCGAATTATACTGCTGCCGGAAAGATAA
- a CDS encoding CoA-binding protein, whose protein sequence is MDLTCLFRPSSMAVIGVSTTHDHHPANVIYNKNHLRYPVQTFAVNPKGGQLNRAPVYRSVGQIETAVDLAVIAVRSRFVPDVVAQCIEKGVKGAVIISGGFAETGDKDLQKEVTDLAAQADFPFVGPNCLGIYSPDAVDTFFLPGERIIHPKKGNIGFVSQSGGVLVDQMVKFAGQGIGVSAAVSIGNKACIRETHMIDWFEQDLGTRVIAFYIEGFECREGREFIKRAHTCTKPIVVLKAGKTARGIAAASSHTASVAGDYRVFSQIMAQHCVAEADTEYELTSFCEALSCYPKGSSGHIGIVSLSGGHGVVAADACGHHGLDIPEIAEQTADAIHSRLSPEIQAIASLKNPLDLTGSCVDDDILTAVRHLSRDSHIDCILALLLPYSPGISADIGAKLSQVARNEGKPLIAYVPKEDKYKIIIEGFELNRIPVASSVEGAVLMAKALKRCHPC, encoded by the coding sequence ATGGATTTAACCTGCCTTTTCAGGCCGTCTTCCATGGCGGTGATCGGTGTGTCCACCACCCATGACCACCATCCCGCCAATGTGATTTACAACAAAAACCATCTGCGGTATCCCGTGCAGACGTTTGCGGTGAATCCAAAGGGCGGCCAATTGAACCGGGCGCCTGTGTACCGGTCCGTGGGTCAGATAGAAACGGCTGTGGACCTGGCCGTGATCGCAGTGCGCTCCCGGTTTGTGCCGGATGTGGTGGCCCAGTGCATTGAAAAAGGCGTCAAAGGCGCGGTGATCATTTCAGGCGGGTTTGCTGAAACCGGCGATAAAGATCTGCAAAAAGAGGTGACGGACCTGGCGGCACAGGCTGATTTCCCGTTTGTGGGACCCAATTGTCTGGGGATTTATTCGCCCGATGCTGTGGATACGTTTTTTCTGCCGGGGGAACGCATTATTCATCCGAAAAAAGGAAATATCGGGTTTGTGTCCCAGAGCGGCGGGGTCCTGGTGGATCAGATGGTGAAATTCGCGGGCCAGGGGATCGGAGTGTCCGCTGCCGTGAGTATCGGAAACAAAGCCTGTATCCGGGAAACCCATATGATCGACTGGTTTGAGCAGGACCTGGGAACCCGGGTCATTGCGTTTTATATTGAAGGGTTTGAATGCCGGGAAGGCCGGGAATTCATCAAACGGGCCCACACCTGCACCAAACCCATTGTGGTGCTCAAGGCCGGGAAGACGGCCCGGGGGATTGCGGCGGCATCCAGCCATACGGCATCCGTGGCAGGGGATTACCGGGTGTTTTCACAAATCATGGCACAACATTGTGTGGCCGAAGCAGATACGGAATATGAACTGACCTCGTTTTGCGAGGCACTGAGCTGTTATCCCAAAGGCAGTTCCGGGCACATCGGCATTGTGTCCTTGTCCGGCGGACACGGGGTGGTGGCGGCGGATGCCTGCGGACATCATGGGTTGGATATTCCTGAGATTGCCGAACAAACCGCAGATGCCATCCACTCCCGGCTGTCACCGGAAATCCAGGCCATTGCCTCATTGAAAAACCCTTTGGATTTGACCGGGTCGTGTGTGGATGACGATATCCTGACCGCGGTGCGGCATCTGTCCAGAGATTCTCATATCGACTGCATCCTGGCCCTGCTGCTGCCGTATTCTCCGGGAATTTCCGCGGACATCGGGGCCAAATTGAGTCAGGTGGCCAGAAATGAGGGCAAGCCGCTGATCGCCTATGTGCCCAAAGAGGACAAGTACAAGATCATCATTGAAGGATTTGAGCTGAACCGGATTCCCGTGGCCTCGTCCGTGGAAGGGGCTGTGCTCATGGCCAAAGCATTGAAAAGGTGTCATCCATGCTGA
- a CDS encoding ferritin family protein yields the protein MNFGSIDEILTFAIDKENEAVAFYRDQAAKATKASLKEIFESFAKEEEKHAALLSDISGNKEKIESYEFKKIPDLKISDYMVEKDYEEGMPMPEILKVAMKREEKAVKLYQTLADQTDNADAKKLFLMLVQEESKHKLGLESMYDDYLAEQDN from the coding sequence ATGAATTTCGGATCCATTGACGAGATATTGACATTTGCCATTGACAAAGAAAATGAAGCCGTCGCATTTTACCGGGACCAGGCGGCAAAAGCCACCAAAGCCTCTCTCAAGGAGATTTTTGAAAGCTTTGCCAAAGAAGAGGAAAAACATGCGGCCCTGTTGTCCGATATTTCAGGCAACAAGGAAAAAATCGAATCCTATGAGTTCAAAAAGATTCCGGATTTGAAAATCAGTGATTATATGGTGGAAAAAGACTATGAAGAAGGCATGCCCATGCCGGAAATTCTCAAAGTTGCCATGAAACGGGAGGAAAAAGCAGTCAAACTGTACCAGACCCTGGCGGATCAGACAGATAATGCTGATGCCAAAAAATTGTTTTTGATGCTGGTTCAGGAAGAGTCCAAGCATAAACTGGGACTGGAATCCATGTATGATGATTACCTGGCGGAACAGGACAATTAA
- a CDS encoding TIGR01777 family oxidoreductase has protein sequence MKRILITGASGFVGKHLVRHFLDFDWHVTGLGTSGSHPDIQASDSFEWVSADTTRSGPWQDHVADADVIINLAGRNIFKRWTNTYKQAIYDSRIHTTRHLVEAMVPDKPVDFLSTSAAGIYGDAGERELAEDAALGSDFLAGVCKDWEGAALAAEEKTGARVRIMRFGVVLGDGGALSVMSPAFKWFAGGPLGNGYQWFPWIHVDDLVKAMSFLIQTPDSRGIYNMVGPKPVRQRAFAKALGQVLRRPAVMPAPGFMVKLVMGELGSSLLNSQKAVPRALMNQGFAFSYPDVESALAAIFGNPAPA, from the coding sequence ATGAAACGCATATTGATCACCGGGGCCTCAGGGTTTGTCGGCAAGCATCTGGTCCGACATTTTTTGGATTTTGACTGGCATGTGACCGGGCTGGGGACTTCCGGTTCGCATCCTGACATCCAGGCATCTGACAGTTTTGAGTGGGTATCAGCCGATACCACCCGGTCGGGCCCCTGGCAGGACCATGTGGCGGATGCAGATGTCATCATTAACCTGGCAGGTCGTAATATTTTCAAGCGCTGGACCAACACTTACAAACAGGCCATTTATGATTCCCGGATCCATACCACCCGCCATCTGGTGGAAGCCATGGTGCCTGACAAACCGGTTGATTTTTTAAGTACCTCTGCTGCGGGTATTTATGGAGATGCCGGAGAACGGGAACTTGCCGAAGATGCGGCCCTGGGCAGCGATTTTCTGGCCGGGGTGTGTAAAGACTGGGAAGGAGCTGCGCTTGCTGCGGAAGAAAAGACCGGAGCCCGGGTGCGGATCATGCGGTTCGGTGTGGTGCTGGGGGACGGCGGCGCTTTGTCCGTGATGTCTCCGGCATTCAAATGGTTTGCCGGCGGGCCGCTGGGAAACGGATACCAGTGGTTTCCATGGATTCATGTGGATGATCTGGTAAAAGCCATGAGTTTTTTGATCCAGACGCCGGATTCCCGGGGAATCTATAATATGGTGGGGCCCAAACCCGTGCGGCAGCGTGCGTTTGCCAAAGCCCTGGGACAGGTCCTGCGTCGACCTGCCGTGATGCCTGCGCCTGGATTTATGGTGAAACTGGTCATGGGTGAGTTGGGATCCTCGCTGCTCAACAGCCAGAAAGCCGTGCCCAGGGCTTTGATGAACCAAGGGTTTGCCTTTTCCTATCCGGATGTTGAATCAGCCCTGGCCGCCATATTCGGCAATCCGGCCCCTGCGTGA
- a CDS encoding malate dehydrogenase, which produces MIGIIGSGNVGANTAFFLAEKGVDHVTLFDIQDGLAQGKALDMMEAAPIRGYRTVISGANDPQDVLNADIVIITAGAVRKPGMDRDALFQANKDIIIDYAKKINRPDTRVIIVSEPVDLLTTLFARHSSLSPDKIMGLGGILDATRLRFLIADELGVSMENVAAQVVGRHSDDMIILQDYCCVSGVPVEHFLSRETIDRLFDQTRQAGSLIVELAGRASAYYGPSAVAADLAEAICHDTGRVLSVSRMLSGQFGITDAALSMPCVINRMGASRILEPSLDNNQIDILKIGARAIQATIKEDTHA; this is translated from the coding sequence ATGATCGGAATCATCGGCAGCGGCAATGTCGGGGCCAATACCGCTTTTTTCCTGGCGGAAAAAGGGGTGGACCATGTCACCCTTTTCGACATTCAGGACGGTCTGGCACAGGGAAAAGCCCTGGACATGATGGAAGCCGCCCCTATCCGGGGATACCGCACGGTCATTTCAGGGGCAAATGATCCTCAGGATGTACTGAATGCGGATATCGTCATCATCACGGCCGGAGCCGTACGCAAACCCGGTATGGATAGAGATGCCCTGTTTCAGGCCAACAAAGACATCATCATCGACTATGCAAAGAAAATCAACCGGCCGGACACCCGGGTCATCATTGTCTCTGAACCCGTGGACCTGCTTACCACGCTGTTTGCCCGGCATTCCTCTTTGTCCCCAGACAAAATCATGGGCCTGGGAGGGATTCTGGATGCCACCCGGCTGCGGTTTCTCATTGCGGACGAGCTGGGCGTTTCCATGGAAAATGTCGCGGCCCAGGTGGTGGGAAGACACAGCGATGACATGATCATCCTGCAGGACTATTGTTGCGTATCCGGGGTACCTGTTGAACATTTTCTATCCCGCGAAACCATTGACCGTTTGTTCGATCAGACCCGTCAGGCCGGCAGCCTGATCGTGGAACTGGCCGGCCGGGCCAGCGCCTATTACGGGCCGTCGGCCGTGGCCGCAGACCTGGCTGAAGCCATCTGCCATGACACGGGCCGGGTTTTGTCCGTGTCCCGGATGCTGTCCGGCCAGTTCGGCATTACAGATGCCGCGTTGTCTATGCCCTGCGTAATCAACCGCATGGGTGCATCCAGAATATTGGAACCCAGTCTGGACAACAACCAGATCGACATCCTGAAAATCGGGGCCCGGGCCATACAAGCGACCATCAAGGAGGACACCCATGCCTAA